The genomic region TATTTCTGCGCGCCGAACCTGCTCAAAAAAGAGAACTTCGATCCCGACGCGTCGTTGTTGCTCGATCTGATCTACCTGCTCAAAACCAACGCCCCCCTCGAAGAGATTCTCTCGAAGTTCAATACCTCTCCCTATCTTACGATCAATCTCCTCAAACTGATCAAACAAAACGAAGAGATACCTCAGGACGCCGTCTCCTCAGTCGAGCAGGCGCTTTTGCTGCTGGGGCGCAAACGGCTCTCGTGCTGGCTGGAGCTGATGTTTTACGCCGACGGGGAAAACACGACACCCGAAGAGAACGCCAACGCCAAAGAGGTCACTTCTCAAGCGCTCCAGCGCGCGTACCTGATGGAAGAGCTCGCCTACACCCTCAAAAAATCGGTCCGCTTCGCCGATATCGCCTACATGACCGGGATCCTTTCCAATGCCCGGCTGATGTTCGAGGGGGATTACGCACAACTCCTGACGCAGATGAAAGTCGACAAAACGATCAGCGAAGCGCTGCTGCAGGGAAAAGGCGAGCTCGGACGGCTGCTGGAGCTGGCGATCGCGGTGGAAAAAAACGACCTCCCGCGCATCGGGAACCTGATCTTGCAGCTTGATCTTTCCGACCGCGAGCTCAACGCCTGTCTTCTCAACAGCTACCATCGCAGCTGCATGCGCCCCTGAGCGAAATTTTCATCCGTTAATCTTTTTGGAGGGAACTCCCCATTATAATAACGGATCATTATCCAAAAAGGGTTTCCATGCCGTTCAAACCTTCGATCGTTCTCGCAACCGTTATCTGTTCAGCCTCCATCGCTCTGGCGGCTCCGGCCACGCTCGCTACCGTCAACGGGCAGCCCATC from Campylobacterota bacterium harbors:
- a CDS encoding EAL domain-containing protein; translation: MELSVYLAHQPIFDRHGQIFAYELLYRDTHDNAAHVSNNLHATARVLVNTLNYVGLQTLTNGRIAFIKVDDAVITDKIVLAVPPHSFVLEILESSRINDALVERIAELHAKGYRFALNHYTPGTDCTDFMARVTSLLPYIDYVKIDIAALNEPEQTLAKLKTHRLTFIAEKIEDEAALKKAENYGFDYFQGYYFCAPNLLKKENFDPDASLLLDLIYLLKTNAPLEEILSKFNTSPYLTINLLKLIKQNEEIPQDAVSSVEQALLLLGRKRLSCWLELMFYADGENTTPEENANAKEVTSQALQRAYLMEELAYTLKKSVRFADIAYMTGILSNARLMFEGDYAQLLTQMKVDKTISEALLQGKGELGRLLELAIAVEKNDLPRIGNLILQLDLSDRELNACLLNSYHRSCMRP